The following coding sequences are from one Capsicum annuum cultivar UCD-10X-F1 chromosome 3, UCD10Xv1.1, whole genome shotgun sequence window:
- the LOC107866541 gene encoding ABC transporter G family member STR2, whose product MGHVVDIGKPVNYTGGLEFSSLTYTVTKRLKDENGKWLSQEVDLLHQITGYAPKGCITAVMGPSGAGKSTLLDGLAGRIASGSLRGKVSMGGLDLSPSFIKRSAAYIMQDDRLFPMLTVYETFMFAADFRLGSLSNTEKQERVERLIEQLGLSSTRNTYIGDEGTRGVSGGERRRVSIGVDIIHGPSLLFLDEPTSGLDSTSAHSVIEKVHDIARAGSTVILTIHQPSHRIQLLLDHLIILARGQLMYQGAPNDVSHHLVRMGRKVPKNESPIEHLIDVIQEYDQSEFGVEAIAAFALTGMKPPPIGAAEHEMSSSTVPPSPARTAHRAKYQAVEAHGRDKSSKRLRLQTGAQDDTDFDHSVRSASRSGVLQSIGFSPARRNDHRSSSVMGSSPGCYVYSSEIVQNTPTPHSSDYTVNENDYLTPYDFADDTNHSAHDLGPKFANSFFTETWILMRRNFINIMRTPELFLSRLVVLTAMGIMMATMFLRPKENLQGITNRLSFFIFTCTLLFFSSNDAVPAFIQERFVFIRETSHNKYRASSYTIAGLVTYLPFLALQAAVYAVIVWFALSLRGPFIYFLVVLFMSLLSTNSFVIFVSSVVPNYILGYAAVIAFTALFFLFCGYFLDTNDMPSYWKWMNYVSTMTYPYEGLLMNQYQTDESFGKDPLGRDVTGFGILKSLNISQDSNKKWENVCVMLGWAVFYRVLFYIALRFFSKNQRK is encoded by the exons ATGGGGCATGTTGTGGACATAGGTAAGCCAGTAAACTACACCGGGGGGCTCGAGTTCTCGAGCCTAACGTACACAGTGACAAAaaggctcaaagatgaaaatgggaAATGGTTAAGTCAAGAAGTGgacttgttgcaccagataacagGCTATGCACCAAAAGGTTGCATTACTGCAGTTATGGGTCCAAGTGGTGCTGGAAAGTCTACACTTTTAGATGGATTGGCTGGAAGAATTGCAAGTGGAAGCCTTAGGGGTAAAGTGTCTATGGGTGGGTTGGATTTGAGCCCAAGTTTTATCAAAAGAAGTGCAGCTTATATAATGCAAGATGATAGACTTTTCCCAATGCTTACTGTATATGAGACATTCATGTTTGCTGCTGATTTTAGATTAGGATCACTCTCTAATACCGAAAAACAGGAGCGTGTTGAGAGGCTGATCGAGCAGCTTGGACTGTCT TCGACCAGGAACACTTACATAGGTGATGAAGGGACTCGAGGAGTATCTGGAGGTGAACGTCGTAGGGTGTCAATTGGAGTGGACATTATACATGGACCTTCATTGCTGTTCTTGGATGAGCCTACTTCAGGTCTTGATTCAACCAGTGCGCATAGTGTAATTGAGAAGGTGCACGATATAGCCCGAGCTGGAAGCACTGTGATTCTAACGATTCATCAGCCTTCACACCGCATTCAATTGCTTCTTGATCATCTAATCATCCTGGCTCGCGGACAACTCATGTACCAAGGAGCACCGAATGATGTATCTCATCATCTTGTCAGGATGGGACGAAAAGTGCCCAAGAACGAAAGCCCAATAGAACACCTAATTGATGTGATTCAGGAATATGATCAATCTGAGTTTGGAGTTGAAGCAATAGCTGCATTTGCACTTACTGGTATGAAGCCTCCACCAATCGGTGCAGCAGAACACGAGATGTCATCTTCCACTGTGCCCCCATCACCCGCCCGGACAGCACACCGTGCTAAATATCAGGCCGTGGAGGCACATGGTCGTGACAAGTCAAGCAAACGTCTGCGTTTGCAAACTGGTGCACAAGATGACACAGATTTTGATCACAGTGTTAGGAGTGCCAGCCGGAGTGGTGTCCTACAGTCTATAGGCTTTTCGCCAGCTAGACGCAATGATCATAGAAGTTCTAGTGTTATGGG TTCTTCTCCAGGATGCTACGTCTACTCTTCAGAGATCGTTCAAAATACTCCAACTCCGCATAGTAGTGACTACACCGTTAATGAAAATGACTATTTGACGCCCTATGATTTTGCTGATGATACTAATCATTCTGCTCATGATCTCGGGCCAAAGTTTGCGAATTCCTTCTTCACAGAGACATGGATTTTGATGAGACGAAACTTCATAAACATCATGCGCACCCCTGAACTCTTCCTCTCTAGGCTCGTAGTACTAACAGCCATGGGAATTATGATGGCTACTATGTTCTTGCGTCCTAAAGAGAACCTTCAAGGGATTACAAATCGCCTCAGTTTCTTCATCTTCACTTGCACCCTCCTTTTCTTTTCGTCCAATGATGCTGTTCCTGCTTTCATTCAAGAACGATTTGTCTTCATCCGCGAGACCTCTCACAATAAGTATAGGGCCTCTTCTTACACAATTGCAG GTCTGGTTACTTACCTTCCCTTCCTAGCTCTCCAGGCTGCAGTTTACGCGGTGATTGTTTGGTTTGCACTATCGCTTCGAGGGCCATTCATCTATTTCTTGGTAGTTCTATTCATGTCACTGCTCTCCACTAATTCATTCGTTATATTCGTGAGCTCAGTGGTACCAAATTACATACTAGGATACGCAGCTGTGATTGCTTTCACCGCGCTATTTTTCTTGTTCTGTGGCTATTTCTTGGACACGAACGACATGCCAAGTTACTGGAAATGGATGAATTATGTCTCAACAATGACTTATCCATATGAAGGACTACTTATGAATCAGTATCAAACTGATGAATCTTTTGGAAAAGACCCTCTTGGAAGAGATGTTACTGGTTTTGGAATACTGAAATCACTTAACATTTCACAAGATTCAAACAAGAAATGGGAAAATGTATGTGTAATGTTAGGATGGGCTGTTTTCTATagagttttattttatattgctCTTAGATTCTTTTCAAAGAATCAGAGAAAATGA
- the LOC107866543 gene encoding late embryogenesis abundant protein M17 has protein sequence MKLKTYILPVLLVLLISYYVIAAETSQDDKKAEEPKEPNHHGGRGRWGGRCYYGCCGRYTKRGCQRCCKSQESDEHVVTGDDDWEVGGSWRGGVGGGSWGGRGDYWGGGWGGSYCRYGCCHRGRFGGCCYSLADAKAYNNEHHQIQP, from the exons ATGAAACTTAAAACTTATATTCTCCCTGTGCTTTTAGTTCTTCTCATATCCTATTATGTAATTGCTGCTGAAACATCCCAAGATGATAAAAAAg CGGAGGAGCCAAAGGAACCGAACCACCACGGCGGAAGAGGCAGATGGGGAGGGCGTTGTTATTATGGCTGCTGCGGCCGTTATACCAAACGTGGTTGCCAGCGTTGTTGCAAATCTC AAGAAAGCGATGAACACGTAGTGACTGGTGATGATGACTGGGAAGTTGGTGGTAGCTGGAGAGGTGGAGTTGGAGGCGGTAGCTGGGGAGGACGTGGTGACTATTGGGGAGGCGGCTGGGGCGGTAGCTACTGTCGATATGGATGCTGTCATCGTGGTAGATTTGGTGGATGCTGTTACTCACTTGCTGATGCAAAAGCTTATAATAATGAACATCATCAAATCCAACCTTGA